The window GGCGTCCCGTTCGTCGATCCGCGTGGGTTTTGTTCTCCAGGAGGGAGTTTGTGGGCGGCTGTGCGGGGATCGACGGAAGGGGGCCGCGTTCTGTGATGCTCGCGGCGCCGTTCGGTGGTTGGTCCGGTTCGGGTAGAAGTCTTTGCGTGTTGTTTTCCCCTTTCTGTTCCTTCTGTGCCGTGCGGAAATGATTAGATTTaccttttttttttcaaattaaaGCCGCCCGGATTAGCTGAATCATGCGGCGTGGTTGGCGCACGTTGTGTTCGATTTACCATCTCTGGGGAGAAATTTTCAGTTTTCGAGATTTGAATTCGGCGAAATCCAAGTAATAAGTGGCTCTGATTGGTAGCGGTGGGTGGCTAGGGACAAGTCGCTTTTGACATGTTGATTTCCTGGAAATCAGGATCTtgtttccgaaagccgtgccctccTCCCCGCAACGACGATTGTTTGTGCCTGGACGTTACAATTCGTAGTATTATACTACTACGTTTAGGATTCTTGTTGCGTGGCTCGGTTTGGTAGCTTGCCCTTGGAAGATTGCACTTGTTTCTTCCTCTTTCGATGCTGATGTTTACCGTTGTCTGTTCCGTGTGCAGCTTAGAGTTATTCAAGATGGAACACAAGGAGGCGGGTTGCCAGCAGCCGGAGGGCCCAATCCTATGCGTTAATAACTGTGGCTTCTTTGGCAGCGCCGCGACCATGAACATGTGCTCCAAGTGCCACAAGGAGATGGTCATGAAGGAGGAGCAGGCCaagctggctgcctcctccttcgatAGCATCGTCAACGGTGGCGATGGTGGGAAAGCACCTGTTGTTGCGGCTGTTGCTGCGAGCGCGGAGGTGGCGGTTGCTCAAGTTGACGTGAAGGCGCTCGTTGTGCAGCCTGCTGCTGATGTTGCAGGCACCAGCGAAGCTGTTGCCGTGAGCCCCAAGAGGAAGGAGGGGCCCAATCGGTGCTCAACTTGCAGGAAGAGGGTTGGGCTGACGGGATTCAACTGCCGATgtggtaacatgtactgttcactGCATCGCTATTCCGACAAGCATGACTGCCAGTTCGACTACCGGACTGCAGCTAGGGATGCCATCGCCAAGGCCAACCCGGTGGTGAAGGCAGAGAAGCTCGACAAGATTTAGGTGTCTTACAGGGAAGAAATGGTTGCAATCTGTGAAGGTTCATCATCCGTCTTTGCTGTGCCAATTGCCATCCTTGCACCTCCCTTTCTTGTTGGCTGCCGCATTTCCTAAATTGTACGGCACCGTGATGCACACTGCGTCGTGGCAGCTGCAAGAACTCAGTCCTCTCAGTCATTCCGAATGGTTTGCGTGTTGTGTAACTTTATTCATGGTGGTTTTTTCGGTCAGTATTGTGGCTTCTCATTTTAGCTAGCTCTGTTATGTACTATTGTCCCATGTGTGTCAAATTCTGATCAGTAATAGTAGCCAGCAATGGTTCATCATATTGCGTGTGAGTTCATTTTACATGTTTGAGTATGTTCAGTTCAATTATGTTTATGGTTGTATAGTTGGTGTTCTCACTCTTGTTAGTTCGGAAAATTGTACTAGATcaccactactttagtgatctatactctcttatatttctttacggagggagtacttggttagcTCTGCACTCAAATATACATCCAAATAGAAGAGCAATGAGAAACACGGTTATGCTTCTTGAGATTTAGTTCTAAAACATGTGAGCAATGGCAAACATGGATACAGTTCTTGTATGTCATTGCTCTAATCTGATGATAGGATGAAAAGAATGGAGGCCTTGTGGTTGATCACAAGTTGAAAAATTATGCCTTGGGAAAGCTGAAGTTCAAATCAGGATTCTTCGTATGATCAGGAATGGGGATTGGTCTCTGCCTTGTTGCTGTATTCATTTCGCTTGCGCATTCTGATCCAAGgtgatcaattttcaacacgtgggTTGAAATCTGTATGAGCTGTTTTGGCATGATTGTCTCTTGGAAAGAAGCCAATTGGTTGTGCCAAGCTATCCTTTCCAGGAGATAGAATTTTTCTTTTGCTTGATTTGTGGTCAGGCCCCTCTAGACATGATGTGCACATTGATCAACTCTTTTGCCGGGTGTTTAGCAGGGATGTGTTAAACAAATGCAGGCTCTGATTCCTCCTGCATTTGTTTATGAGAGTGGATAGGATCCCGGGCTTTGCCCTCCTCCCAGTAGCTGGAGATGTATTTTAATTCGGATGATTTGGTGCTGCTACTTGCCCTGATCACTTATCCGTTACCAGGATAAACAGCAGCATATCTGCCGAAGGATGCAGCTAACCTTTTAGAAGCATTTTCAACATATATGCACATCGTGGTTTGTTCATCTGAAAACAATAAAATTCACACAACCAGAAGTAACTTGCTCATCGAAGAAACGACACTATCGTATTTAGTTGTAATTTCGAAGTATTCCAGAAGAAACAAACTCATTTCCTCTTCTATTGCCTGTTGTAAACTACAGTATACATGAGAAGAAAGAGGGCGTGTGTTATTCTGGTTTTGTTTGTACCAAGGCGCAAGTGATCTTGCAGCGTCAGGCCGCAAGGTTGAAGTAAACCGTGTAGAATTCGTCCCTCAGGCTGTACAACGGCTCCAGGAGGAAGTTCCTCTTCACCCCCTTGGCGACGAAGCTTATTGGGTGGTACTGCCTCAGCGGAGCGGCCTGTGCAAAGCTTGCCGCCTGCTCGAGTATCCCGCCGATGCTCTGGACAGAACTCTTGCAGCTGACCTGGATCTTTGTCCCGGCAGAGTAATCTGCCCCAGACACCAAGAAGCACCCTGGTTTGGTCCCGAGCTCGAGCGAAACCGAGTTTGGCTTCCCGTCGAGCCCGGGTACGATGTTGAAGAAGGAACCGGCGCTCTTTTGTGCGGACAAGGTAAGGTCGTTGGTGATCACCGTTCCTGGCATGTCGAATGGCTCGATCTGCACAGAGGTGTCTTCCAGGGCTGCGCCGTGGGTGCCGTGCAGCCTTGCTGCGTCCTGAGGATGCACCCTGAATGTCGCGTGGACGGCGGTGTCTGTGCCATCGACTGCAGGCC is drawn from Triticum dicoccoides isolate Atlit2015 ecotype Zavitan chromosome 6B, WEW_v2.0, whole genome shotgun sequence and contains these coding sequences:
- the LOC119326044 gene encoding zinc finger A20 and AN1 domain-containing stress-associated protein 4, encoding MLMFTVVCSVCSLELFKMEHKEAGCQQPEGPILCVNNCGFFGSAATMNMCSKCHKEMVMKEEQAKLAASSFDSIVNGGDGGKAPVVAAVAASAEVAVAQVDVKALVVQPAADVAGTSEAVAVSPKRKEGPNRCSTCRKRVGLTGFNCRCGNMYCSLHRYSDKHDCQFDYRTAARDAIAKANPVVKAEKLDKI